The Ptychodera flava strain L36383 chromosome 14, AS_Pfla_20210202, whole genome shotgun sequence genome segment CTGGAATGTCAATATCAACAACTTCAGATATGACTCTATTGATGTTGCCTTCAACAGACATTATTGTCATTCTAGAAAAGGTCTTCCCAAGTTGCGTTACTCCTATAACTGTATTATAGTACCACTAATTGGCCACCGTAAATCCATTGATCTCTGACCACTATCTTTTGATTCTGTGGCAACTTATTTCCAATATCTCAGGATATTCATAAGCAGTGTACAGCTGTTACAAGATGAAGTTCAAGAGGTCCGAGTTGAAACAGCGAAGTTCGCCATGCTGCCACGTCCAGCTGACTTTGTAGAGTATCCAAGTCTACACTGTAATGCAGGGCTGCAGGTAATTTCATGCGGATTATCACAAATCTTTGCTCTAAACCCTTCCATTGCTCATCTGTTGCATGTTTCTGCTGAAATGAGCAAAGATTACAGATTGCAAGCTAAGTGACTAATTTAATTGAGGTAAATGGAGCTGCTGTACATAGTTGATGCTGATACTTAAGGATATTACGGCATTGGTTTTCCAAGACAATCAACATCAAGTGCCCTTGACCAAAGTAGTTTTATCTTTTTTGCTTGTTGACTGTCACAGAGTATCATAAGCAAGTGCACGTTTCTTCTATGCATTTATGTCTGATCATGtcatcaaaaaacaacagcatttAATTTTAAAAGGTAAACGGTCAAACTGTAATAAATTGGTTTGTTGGttgcaaaaaaatattcaaaacacaaaaatgttgaaatcatgaAAAAGGAGAACTTTCGCGTTTCCTGTGAGACATGTCAGCTTTCTGTGTCAACTAATGTCATGTAACTGTTGGGAGGCTCCGAAGTCTATTCATGTTTTATCTGAGGGAATTTGTTTCTGTTTCAGCTTTtattcatggttttctttgaaagtttcacatggTCAGAAGTTTTCCTTGACTTCATGTTGTCTTACCTGATTGGAGACAACTCGGCAGACAAAGTTATTGAAGAGCACATAGGGACAAGGTAAACTGGTTTTTTGTTGTGTGGTTTTACAGGTAAGTtgtatcatagaccctcgaatctcgagggtctatggttgtatGCTATGTGACCAAGTGTCAACATTCCATTGTGCTCAAAAAACAGAAACTGTAGCACATTGACATAAATGCATAGCTACAAGAAAAAATCTGTGACCATGATGGTAGACATATTCAACAATTGTTTTGTGTCATGTACAAGCCACTCTGCAGGAATTTCTAAAGTTAGGTGCTGAATTTGTGATAAAATGGTTCAATTAGTCAGATTCTTCGAAATGAGAAGTAATAAAGAACAAGAATATTACCCTTCAGAGGTTAATATCTACATACCATAATAACTCATAGAGTGTATAGAGTGTATAAAGTGTAGTGTCATTTTTAAGATATGACAActgtgtaattttttcagtttgtttactGCTTTGTTTTTGtgcgttattttgatttttgtttacagttcagTACACTTATTTGAACAAGAGGATGCTAACATCTATGCTGAACATGTAATCACAGTTCAGCTTGCCAATCATCATTTACAGGTGAGATAAATCATAGAGATCAaagattttcattaaaattcaaaaaagaaCACACAGATCTCTCTTCTCTCCGATGTCATGAAGACAAAGCTTAGCATCAGTGGAGATCGCTTCATGTATGCACAAGTTTAAGCTAAATAATGTCACAGTACGATAAATACTTGACCGAGGATGTTTCCagataatttacaaaaaaaacaagcTCAACATTCCATTTATTTCACTATATATGTTACAGAGACTGGTTTCCAATGGCATTGGAGGAATATACTTCAGGAAATTTACTCCATCCAGGCTTCAAAGGGCAACACATATGCTTAAAGTAACTGTGAATGCCATAGAAAGTAATTCAAATAAAGGTAATATTATTCAAACTTACTGTTGATCATTACAGGCTGTCTAATATCAACTACAGTGGTGGCAGCTACCATTTATTAAATATCATTCTGCACATCTTAATATGTTGATAATATGGAaaacttttttatcaattttgccatctttaaaat includes the following:
- the LOC139149977 gene encoding uncharacterized protein; its protein translation is MHSDSYRKILDDLVILIEKYSKPTIVEDLRLAVARVLQITGPQLICAISDSKKEELVPYVTRIFISSVQLLQDEVQEVRVETAKFAMLPRPADFVEYPSLHCNAGLQLLFMVFFESFTWSEVFLDFMLSYLIGDNSADKVIEEHIGTSSVHLFEQEDANIYAEHVITVQLANHHLQRLVSNGIGGIYFRKFTPSRLQRATHMLKVTVNAIESNSNKGHGLWGVLGVGKPFLAVYRVIVYSDLLLSVLREFDDWDQRVTDAAKELISTLRKFHKIPSVHPLLKDHYLYSSVEILQKAT